The following are encoded in a window of Mycobacterium vicinigordonae genomic DNA:
- a CDS encoding 4-(cytidine 5'-diphospho)-2-C-methyl-D-erythritol kinase codes for MAGTDGNTAELWVPTGSVTVRVPGKVNLYLAVGDRRDDGYHELTTVFHAISLFDEVTVRNADVLSLELVGEGAEKLPTDGRNLAWRAAELLAEHVGRAPDVSIFVDKSIPVAGGMGGGSADAAAVLVAMNSLWELNLPRRDLRLMASQLGSDVPFALHGGTALGTGRGEELATVLSRNTFHWVLAFAESGLLTPAVYSELDRLREAGDPPQLDEPGPVLAALAAGDPRQLAPLLGNEMQAAAVSLDPTLRRALRAGVEAGALAGIVSGSGPTCAFLCDSADSAVDVGTQLSGAGVCRTVRVATGPAPGARVVPAPANDV; via the coding sequence GTGGCTGGGACTGATGGGAACACCGCTGAGTTGTGGGTGCCAACCGGGTCGGTCACCGTCCGGGTGCCGGGAAAAGTCAACCTGTACCTAGCCGTCGGTGATCGTCGCGACGACGGCTACCACGAGCTGACCACCGTGTTTCACGCCATCTCGTTGTTCGATGAGGTGACGGTGCGCAACGCCGACGTGCTGTCGCTCGAGTTGGTAGGCGAGGGTGCCGAGAAGCTGCCCACCGACGGGCGCAATCTGGCCTGGCGGGCCGCCGAGCTGCTGGCCGAGCATGTGGGCCGCGCGCCCGATGTGTCGATCTTCGTCGACAAGTCGATCCCGGTGGCCGGCGGCATGGGGGGCGGCAGCGCCGACGCCGCAGCGGTGCTGGTGGCGATGAACTCGCTGTGGGAACTCAACCTGCCCCGCCGCGACCTGCGGCTGATGGCCTCCCAGTTGGGTAGTGACGTGCCGTTCGCGCTGCACGGTGGCACCGCGCTGGGGACCGGCCGCGGTGAGGAGCTGGCCACGGTGCTGTCGCGCAACACGTTTCACTGGGTGTTGGCGTTCGCCGAGAGCGGGTTGTTGACGCCGGCGGTGTACAGCGAGCTGGACCGGCTCCGTGAGGCCGGGGACCCGCCCCAGCTGGACGAGCCCGGCCCGGTGCTAGCGGCGTTGGCCGCTGGTGACCCGCGGCAACTGGCCCCGCTACTGGGCAACGAGATGCAGGCCGCCGCGGTGAGTCTGGATCCGACGCTGCGGCGCGCCTTGCGCGCGGGCGTCGAAGCGGGTGCGCTGGCCGGAATCGTGTCCGGGTCGGGGCCCACGTGTGCTTTCTTGTGCGACTCGGCTGACTCGGCTGTCGATGTCGGCACCCAGCTGTCGGGTGCGGGCGTATGCCGCACCGTTCGGGTCGCTACCGGGCCGGCACCGGGCGCCCGTGTGGTTCCGGCACCCGCCAACGATGTGTGA
- the rsmA gene encoding 16S rRNA (adenine(1518)-N(6)/adenine(1519)-N(6))-dimethyltransferase RsmA codes for MQWTSGCPLTIRLLGRTEIRRLAKELDFRPRKSFGQNFVHDANTVRRVVAASGVGKSDVVLEVGPGLGSLTLALLDRGATVTAVEIDPVLAARLPQTIAERSNSEVHRFSVVNRDVLALRSEDLTDTPTAVVANLPYNVAVPALLHLLAEFPSIRTVTVMVQAEVAERLAAEPGGKEYGVPSVKVNFYGRVRRCGTVSPTVFWPIPRVYSGLVRIDRYETSPWPTDEAFRKRVFELVDIAFAQRRKTSRNAFVQWAGSGKESANRLLAASIDPARRGETLSIEDFVRLLQRSGDLDDTPGGGQDPAHVSAG; via the coding sequence CTGCAGTGGACGAGTGGGTGCCCGCTGACGATCCGGTTGCTCGGACGCACCGAGATCCGGCGGTTAGCCAAAGAGCTTGATTTCCGGCCACGGAAATCTTTCGGGCAGAACTTCGTCCACGACGCCAATACGGTGCGGCGGGTGGTCGCAGCCTCGGGAGTCGGCAAGTCCGACGTCGTCCTCGAAGTCGGCCCGGGGCTCGGTTCACTGACGCTGGCGCTGCTGGACCGCGGCGCGACGGTGACCGCCGTAGAGATCGACCCGGTGCTGGCGGCTCGGCTGCCGCAGACCATCGCCGAACGTTCCAACAGCGAAGTTCACCGGTTCAGCGTGGTCAACCGGGACGTGCTGGCGCTGCGCAGTGAGGACTTGACGGACACGCCGACCGCGGTGGTGGCCAACCTGCCCTACAACGTCGCGGTTCCGGCGCTGCTGCATTTGCTCGCCGAATTCCCGTCCATCCGCACGGTGACGGTGATGGTGCAGGCCGAGGTCGCCGAGCGGCTCGCCGCCGAGCCGGGCGGCAAGGAATACGGCGTGCCCAGCGTCAAAGTGAACTTTTACGGGCGGGTTCGGCGGTGCGGGACGGTGTCTCCGACGGTGTTCTGGCCCATCCCGCGCGTCTACTCCGGGCTGGTTCGCATCGACCGCTACGAAACGTCGCCGTGGCCCACCGACGAGGCTTTCCGAAAGCGGGTCTTCGAGCTGGTCGACATTGCGTTTGCCCAGCGCCGCAAGACCTCTCGCAACGCGTTCGTGCAATGGGCGGGCTCGGGCAAAGAGTCGGCCAACCGCTTGCTCGCGGCCAGCATCGACCCCGCGCGCCGGGGTGAGACGCTGTCCATTGAGGATTTCGTGCGGTTGTTGCAGCGGTCCGGCGACCTCGATGACACACCTGGCGGCGGCCAGGACCCCGCGCACGTTTCGGCGGGCTGA
- a CDS encoding resuscitation-promoting factor has protein sequence MLRLLVGALLVALVFAGGFAVSSSKTVTLTVDGTSTRVSTMKSRVIDIVQENGFSVGERDDLYPAGDVTVQSAATIVLRRSRPLQITLDGQNSRQVWTTASTVDEALAQLAMTDTAPAAASRASRVPLAGMTLPVVSAKTVEISDGGVVRTVHLPAPNVAGLLAAAGAPLQDSDQVVPAANTPIVDGMQIQVTRNRIERVTERVPLPPPARRIEDPELNMSREVVEDPGAPGTQDVTFAVAEVNGVETGRLPISNSVVTPAREAVVRVGTKPGTEVPPVNDGSVWDSLAGCEAGGNWAINTGNGFYGGVQFDQGTWEANGGLRYAPRADLATREEQIAVAEVTRQRQGWGAWPVCSGRVGAR, from the coding sequence ATGTTGCGCCTATTGGTTGGCGCGCTGCTCGTGGCACTGGTATTCGCCGGCGGTTTCGCCGTCTCCTCCTCCAAAACCGTGACCTTGACCGTCGACGGAACCTCAACGCGAGTGAGCACGATGAAGTCGCGGGTGATCGACATCGTGCAAGAGAACGGGTTCTCCGTCGGCGAGCGGGACGACCTGTACCCGGCCGGCGATGTCACAGTGCAGAGCGCCGCAACCATCGTCCTGCGTCGCAGCCGGCCGCTGCAGATCACACTGGACGGCCAGAACTCGCGGCAGGTGTGGACCACCGCGTCCACTGTCGATGAGGCGCTGGCGCAGCTGGCCATGACCGACACCGCCCCGGCCGCGGCATCGCGCGCCAGCCGCGTTCCGCTGGCCGGGATGACGTTGCCGGTGGTGAGCGCCAAGACCGTCGAGATCTCCGACGGCGGCGTGGTGCGCACGGTGCACCTGCCGGCACCGAATGTTGCCGGGTTGCTGGCCGCGGCGGGCGCCCCGCTGCAGGACAGTGACCAGGTGGTGCCCGCGGCGAATACTCCGATCGTCGACGGGATGCAGATCCAGGTCACTCGTAACCGCATCGAGCGGGTCACCGAGCGGGTCCCGCTGCCGCCCCCGGCGCGCCGAATCGAGGATCCGGAACTGAACATGAGCCGCGAGGTCGTCGAGGACCCGGGCGCCCCGGGTACCCAGGACGTGACGTTCGCGGTGGCCGAAGTCAACGGCGTCGAGACCGGCCGGCTGCCGATCTCCAACTCGGTCGTCACGCCGGCCCGTGAAGCTGTGGTCCGGGTCGGCACCAAGCCGGGTACCGAGGTACCCCCCGTCAACGACGGCAGCGTCTGGGACAGCCTGGCCGGCTGCGAGGCTGGCGGAAACTGGGCGATCAACACCGGAAACGGCTTCTACGGTGGTGTGCAGTTCGACCAGGGCACCTGGGAGGCCAACGGCGGGCTGCGCTATGCGCCCCGAGCCGACCTGGCCACCCGCGAAGAACAGATCGCCGTCGCCGAAGTGACCCGGCAGCGTCAGGGCTGGGGTGCCTGGCCCGTCTGCAGTGGACGAGTGGGTGCCCGCTGA
- a CDS encoding TatD family hydrolase has translation MCQVSANRSTRAAPPAPEPLSPLIDAHTHLDACGASDGDGVRAIVDRAAAVGVRAIVTIADDMESARWVCKAIGWDPRVYGAVALHPTRADALTDAARTEIERLATHPRVVAVGETGMDLYWPGKLDGCAQPEVQRDAFAWHIDLAKRIGKPLMIHNRDADSEVLDVLRAEGAPDTVIFHCFSSGSAMARECVAAGWLLSLSGTVSFRNARELREAVPLIPVEQLLVETDAPFLTPHPYRGAANEPYCLPYTVRALAELVNRAPEEVAEITTSNARRAYELGVDPR, from the coding sequence GTGTGCCAGGTGAGCGCCAACCGGTCTACCCGAGCAGCACCGCCAGCGCCGGAGCCGTTGTCGCCGTTGATCGACGCACACACCCACCTCGACGCATGCGGCGCGTCCGACGGCGACGGCGTGCGCGCGATCGTCGATCGCGCGGCCGCGGTGGGGGTGCGGGCGATCGTCACCATCGCCGACGACATGGAATCTGCGCGCTGGGTTTGCAAAGCAATCGGGTGGGATCCCCGGGTGTACGGGGCGGTGGCGCTGCACCCCACCCGCGCCGACGCACTCACCGATGCCGCTCGCACCGAGATCGAACGATTGGCCACACATCCGCGGGTGGTGGCCGTCGGCGAGACAGGCATGGATCTGTACTGGCCGGGAAAGCTCGACGGTTGCGCGCAGCCCGAGGTCCAGCGCGATGCGTTCGCCTGGCACATCGACCTGGCTAAGCGGATCGGCAAGCCGCTGATGATCCACAACAGGGATGCCGACAGCGAGGTGCTGGACGTGCTACGCGCCGAGGGCGCGCCCGACACGGTGATCTTTCACTGCTTCTCTTCGGGCAGCGCAATGGCGCGCGAATGTGTGGCGGCCGGATGGTTGCTGAGTCTGTCCGGGACGGTGAGCTTCCGTAACGCTCGCGAGTTGCGCGAAGCTGTTCCACTGATACCGGTGGAGCAGCTGCTGGTGGAAACCGACGCACCATTCCTGACCCCGCACCCCTACCGTGGCGCAGCGAACGAACCATACTGCTTGCCCTACACCGTTCGTGCGCTGGCTGAACTGGTCAATCGTGCACCCGAGGAAGTGGCGGAAATCACGACCAGCAATGCCCGTCGTGCCTATGAACTGGGTGTGGACCCTCGCTGA
- the metG gene encoding methionine--tRNA ligase: protein MEPYYVTTAIAYPNGAPHMGHAYEYIATDAIARFKRLDGFDVRFLTGTDEHGLKVAQAAAAAGIPTLQLARSNSDVFQRMQEKLNISFDRFIRTTDADHHAASEEIWRRMEANGDIYLDNYAGWYSVRDERFFVESETQLLEDGSRIAVETQTPVTWTEEQTYFFRLSAYADKLLAHYRANPGFIAPETRRNEVISFVSGGLEDLSVSRTSFDWGVQVPGHPDHIMYVWVDALTNYLTGAGFPDTNSSLYQRFWPADLHMIGKDIIRFHAVYWPAFLMSAGIDLPRRVFAHGFLHNRGEKMSKSVGNIVDPVALVDTFGVDQVRYFLLREIPFGQDGSYSDESIVTRINTDLANELGNLAQRSLSMVAKNLGGVVPEPGEFIDADTELLATADRLLERVRGHFDTQAMHQALEAIWLMLGDANKYFSAQQPWVLRKSGTEGDQDRFRTTLYVTCEVVRIAALLVIPVMPESAAKLLELLGQSENQRTFAAIGQRLTPGTVLPPPSGVFPRYQPPE, encoded by the coding sequence ATGGAGCCCTATTACGTCACCACCGCGATCGCCTATCCGAACGGCGCGCCGCATATGGGACACGCGTATGAGTACATCGCCACCGACGCGATCGCCCGATTCAAGCGGCTCGACGGCTTCGACGTGCGCTTCCTCACCGGAACCGACGAGCACGGCCTCAAGGTCGCGCAGGCCGCCGCGGCCGCCGGCATCCCGACCCTGCAGCTGGCCCGCAGCAACTCGGACGTCTTTCAGCGCATGCAGGAGAAGCTCAACATCTCCTTCGACCGGTTCATCCGCACCACCGACGCCGACCATCATGCGGCGTCGGAGGAGATCTGGCGTCGGATGGAGGCTAACGGCGACATCTACCTCGACAACTACGCCGGGTGGTATTCGGTGCGCGACGAGCGGTTCTTCGTCGAGTCGGAGACCCAGCTGCTCGAGGACGGCAGCCGGATCGCGGTGGAGACCCAGACGCCGGTGACCTGGACCGAGGAACAGACGTATTTCTTCCGGCTGTCGGCGTACGCGGACAAGCTGCTGGCTCACTATCGAGCGAATCCCGGCTTCATCGCCCCGGAAACCCGGCGCAACGAGGTGATCAGCTTCGTCTCTGGCGGCCTGGAGGACCTATCGGTATCCCGGACCTCGTTCGACTGGGGCGTGCAGGTCCCCGGGCACCCGGACCACATCATGTACGTCTGGGTCGACGCGCTAACCAACTATTTGACCGGCGCCGGCTTCCCCGACACCAATTCATCGCTCTACCAACGCTTTTGGCCGGCCGATCTGCACATGATCGGAAAGGACATCATTCGATTCCACGCGGTGTACTGGCCGGCGTTCTTGATGTCGGCCGGAATCGATTTACCGCGAAGGGTTTTCGCGCACGGATTTCTGCACAACCGGGGCGAGAAGATGAGCAAGTCGGTGGGCAACATCGTCGACCCGGTGGCGCTCGTGGACACGTTCGGTGTGGACCAGGTCCGCTATTTCCTGTTACGGGAGATTCCGTTCGGCCAGGACGGCAGCTACAGCGACGAGTCGATCGTCACCCGGATCAACACCGACCTGGCCAACGAGTTGGGCAATCTGGCCCAGCGGTCGCTGTCGATGGTAGCCAAGAACCTGGGCGGGGTGGTCCCCGAGCCCGGCGAGTTCATCGACGCCGACACCGAACTGCTGGCGACGGCCGACCGTCTGTTGGAGCGGGTGCGCGGACACTTCGACACCCAGGCGATGCATCAGGCGCTGGAAGCCATCTGGCTGATGCTGGGTGATGCGAACAAATACTTTTCGGCGCAACAACCTTGGGTGCTGCGCAAGAGCGGCACCGAGGGCGACCAGGATCGGTTCCGTACCACGTTGTACGTCACCTGCGAGGTGGTCCGCATCGCGGCGCTACTGGTTATCCCGGTGATGCCGGAGTCTGCCGCCAAGTTGCTCGAGCTGCTTGGCCAGTCCGAAAATCAGCGCACGTTCGCCGCGATCGGGCAACGCCTAACACCCGGAACGGTGCTACCGCCGCCGAGCGGGGTGTTTCCGCGTTACCAACCGCCCGAGTGA
- a CDS encoding PAS domain S-box protein, producing the protein MTTLKELPALVVLERIPVPVLAIGEDGSILFTNTAFAQMVGFEPEEVLRLGFHEIFYQAPDTESSLLSFVHALANMVVELAHKDGSVVRALMSRSAVMRADDKFALAAFQDLTEQLWEEER; encoded by the coding sequence ATAACCACTTTGAAGGAATTGCCGGCGCTGGTGGTGCTGGAGCGCATCCCGGTCCCGGTGCTGGCCATCGGCGAAGACGGCAGCATCCTGTTCACCAACACCGCTTTCGCCCAGATGGTCGGCTTCGAACCCGAAGAGGTTCTGCGACTGGGGTTTCACGAGATCTTCTACCAGGCGCCGGATACCGAGTCCTCGCTGCTGTCGTTCGTGCATGCGTTGGCCAACATGGTGGTCGAACTGGCGCACAAAGACGGTTCGGTGGTGCGGGCACTGATGAGTAGGTCGGCGGTGATGCGCGCTGACGACAAGTTCGCGCTGGCCGCATTCCAAGATCTGACCGAACAACTATGGGAAGAAGAACGCTAG
- a CDS encoding serine acetyltransferase, translated as MIKSRADLESYLAADLRAQGLERWRHRYRIIHRAPYFQRMLRKTEYWTNTARTPAGRLVAAYLRLRLKFLGERLGFGIPLNAFGPGLSVAHVGWIHVHHRARIGANCRIHQGVTLGEGRAGEYPTIGDDVFISPGAMVLGATVGSRVGIYAGAVVNQPVPDDVDVAGVPARIIRDRRPLASTPR; from the coding sequence GTGATCAAGAGTCGCGCCGACCTGGAATCCTACCTGGCGGCGGATCTGCGTGCTCAAGGACTGGAGCGGTGGCGGCACCGATACCGGATCATCCATCGCGCACCCTACTTCCAGCGCATGCTGCGCAAAACGGAATACTGGACGAATACCGCCCGCACCCCGGCCGGCCGCCTAGTGGCCGCTTACCTGCGCCTACGACTGAAATTTCTCGGCGAGAGACTCGGGTTCGGCATCCCGCTCAACGCGTTCGGGCCGGGCCTGTCGGTCGCGCACGTGGGCTGGATTCACGTGCACCACCGCGCCAGGATCGGTGCGAACTGCCGTATCCACCAAGGGGTCACGTTGGGCGAGGGACGCGCGGGCGAGTATCCGACGATCGGCGACGACGTATTCATCTCCCCCGGCGCCATGGTGCTCGGGGCCACCGTGGGCAGCCGCGTCGGGATTTACGCCGGGGCGGTGGTGAACCAACCGGTGCCCGACGACGTCGACGTCGCCGGCGTTCCGGCCCGGATCATCCGTGATCGTCGCCCGCTCGCCAGCACCCCACGCTAG
- a CDS encoding TetR/AcrR family transcriptional regulator codes for MARQVRSEVTRRKILDAAIDVFSEVGYAAAGWGTIIERTGMTKGALYHHFDSKEALASDIIDEGSAILLAAFGNVCGSASPALENMIHGTFAVTYVVSSDKTARAAEQLIGALSGFNEAAGRCCTNWVAAMTAEAQRAIAEGDLREDVDPQSLSEAVVGAMFGTRMLTIAMTRSRTGEGLAKELNEQLTQLWMLLLPGVAAEASLPYFRQYLAREAMRHHRAVEAAASRPVAVPDGP; via the coding sequence ATGGCGCGCCAGGTTCGATCCGAAGTAACCCGGCGAAAGATTCTCGACGCCGCGATCGACGTTTTCAGCGAGGTGGGCTATGCGGCCGCCGGGTGGGGCACCATCATCGAGCGGACCGGCATGACCAAGGGCGCCCTCTACCACCACTTCGACTCCAAGGAAGCGCTCGCCTCCGACATCATCGACGAGGGCAGCGCAATCCTGCTGGCTGCATTCGGCAATGTCTGTGGATCGGCGTCGCCGGCACTCGAGAACATGATCCACGGCACCTTCGCGGTCACGTATGTAGTCAGCTCGGACAAGACGGCGCGGGCGGCCGAACAGCTGATTGGCGCACTGAGCGGATTCAACGAGGCCGCGGGACGCTGCTGTACCAACTGGGTAGCGGCAATGACGGCCGAGGCGCAACGCGCAATAGCCGAAGGCGATCTACGCGAGGACGTCGATCCTCAGTCACTTAGCGAAGCAGTGGTCGGCGCGATGTTCGGAACCCGGATGTTGACCATCGCTATGACCCGCAGTCGCACCGGCGAGGGCCTGGCCAAAGAGCTCAACGAGCAATTGACCCAGCTCTGGATGCTGTTGCTGCCCGGCGTAGCGGCCGAGGCGTCGCTACCGTATTTCCGCCAGTACCTGGCGCGGGAAGCCATGCGCCACCACCGCGCGGTGGAGGCCGCCGCGAGCCGCCCGGTCGCGGTGCCGGACGGCCCCTAG
- a CDS encoding TetR/AcrR family transcriptional regulator — translation MSTEPADGRADTTRQLILRAAAHQFARRAYHDVGLDDILAEAELTKGAMYFHFRSKHALAVAIIEQHTADGRVAVEDLLARQLSGLETLIDFCYLAAVQDMSKDVARAASHLIESVGRTEGLQSQLLGGWIDMLAGVVERAIAEGDVSGAWEPRDVGRLIVSMYMGLRQASDLDDPQRYLIDLEKNCVLVLAGILEPDRFDYFRQFIRRRTALAISSATASTRAG, via the coding sequence ATGTCGACTGAACCGGCAGACGGACGAGCAGACACCACTCGGCAATTAATTTTGCGGGCCGCAGCTCACCAGTTCGCCCGCCGCGCTTACCACGATGTCGGCCTCGACGATATCCTCGCTGAGGCCGAGTTGACCAAGGGGGCCATGTACTTCCACTTCCGCTCCAAGCACGCGCTGGCGGTGGCCATCATCGAGCAACACACCGCTGATGGCCGGGTCGCGGTGGAAGATTTGCTGGCGAGGCAGCTGTCCGGGCTGGAAACGCTGATCGACTTCTGTTACCTGGCGGCGGTGCAGGACATGAGCAAAGACGTAGCTAGGGCCGCGTCGCACCTGATCGAGTCGGTGGGCCGCACCGAAGGCCTGCAATCGCAGTTGCTCGGCGGCTGGATCGACATGCTCGCCGGGGTTGTCGAGCGGGCCATTGCCGAGGGAGATGTCTCGGGTGCATGGGAGCCTCGCGACGTCGGTCGCCTGATCGTGTCGATGTACATGGGGTTGCGCCAGGCCAGCGATCTCGACGATCCGCAGCGTTACCTAATTGATCTGGAGAAGAACTGCGTGCTCGTCCTAGCAGGGATCCTGGAACCCGACCGGTTCGACTACTTCAGGCAATTCATCAGGCGACGCACCGCGCTGGCCATTTCGTCCGCCACGGCCTCGACGCGCGCCGGGTGA
- a CDS encoding PE family protein, which produces MSFVTTHPEVLAATAGTLQNIGCAVSTGSAEAAVPTTALAPAAADEVSALTAMQFAAHGQLYQAVSAQATAIHQMFVQAMAVSSASYAATEAANAASAG; this is translated from the coding sequence ATGTCGTTCGTGACCACCCACCCGGAAGTCTTGGCAGCCACGGCAGGCACTCTGCAGAACATCGGCTGCGCTGTTAGCACCGGAAGTGCCGAGGCGGCGGTTCCAACGACCGCCCTGGCACCGGCGGCAGCCGACGAGGTGTCGGCCCTCACGGCCATGCAATTCGCCGCCCATGGACAGCTCTACCAAGCGGTGAGCGCGCAGGCCACAGCGATTCACCAGATGTTTGTGCAGGCCATGGCGGTCAGCTCCGCTTCCTACGCCGCCACCGAGGCCGCTAATGCGGCCTCGGCCGGTTGA